From the genome of Duffyella gerundensis, one region includes:
- the yccA gene encoding FtsH protease modulator YccA, with protein MEKIITSARNSSLLSTHKVLRNTYFLLGMTLAFSAVTAAASTLLGLPRPGLIIMLVGFYGLMFLTHRLANSPLGILAAFAFTGFLGYSLGPILSSFLSAGMGDVIALALGGTAVVFFSCSAYVLTTRKDMSFLGGMMMAGFVVLLVAVVANLFLQIPALHLAISALFILFSAGAILWETSNIIHGGETNYIRATVSLYVSLYNIFISLLSILGFSRSN; from the coding sequence ATGGAAAAGATCATTACTTCAGCTCGAAACAGTTCGTTGCTTAGTACGCATAAGGTTTTGCGTAACACCTATTTCTTACTGGGAATGACGCTGGCTTTCTCTGCCGTCACCGCGGCTGCCAGCACGTTGCTTGGCCTACCCCGCCCTGGCCTGATTATCATGTTGGTAGGCTTTTACGGCTTGATGTTTTTAACCCACCGTTTAGCTAACAGCCCGTTGGGCATTCTGGCAGCCTTCGCCTTCACGGGCTTTCTCGGCTACAGCCTTGGCCCCATTCTCAGTTCGTTCCTGTCAGCGGGTATGGGCGATGTCATCGCATTAGCGCTTGGCGGCACGGCAGTGGTGTTTTTTAGCTGTTCAGCCTATGTCCTGACCACCCGTAAAGATATGTCCTTTTTGGGCGGCATGATGATGGCAGGTTTTGTGGTGCTTTTGGTTGCCGTTGTCGCCAACCTGTTTCTGCAAATCCCGGCGCTGCATCTGGCAATCAGTGCTCTCTTTATTCTGTTTTCAGCCGGCGCAATTTTGTGGGAAACCAGCAATATTATTCACGGCGGTGAGACCAACTATATCCGCGCCACTGTCAGCCTGTATGTGTCGCTCTACAACATCTTTATCAGCCTGTTAAGCATCTTAGGTTTCTCACGCAGTAACTAA
- the agp gene encoding bifunctional glucose-1-phosphatase/inositol phosphatase produces the protein MINKFSLCALSVLAAITPTLAAQAAEGDLQLQQVLLFSRHNLRAPLADNGSVLAQATKKSWPAWEVPGGQLTTKGGVLEVYMGHYTREWLAQQGLIKKDQCPDDQQVFAYANSLQRTVATAQFFINGAFPGCDVDVTHQDAMGTMDPVFNPVITDDSEAFNKKALTAMNAAGEKLDLQPAFQRLEKIIDYKNAPACKDQKNCSLSSGKNSFSADNGKEPGVSGPLKIGNSLIDAFTLQYYEGFPLDQVAWGQIKTPEQWQELSAIKNGYQDALFTSPEVAREVAAPLVDYIRSQLVDQDKATAPKVMLMVGHDSNIASLLKALDFKPYQLPGQYERTPIGGQIVFERWHDEKNKKDLLKVEYVYQTADQLRNAEPLTLANPAKRVTLQLNGCEADANGYCSWDQFAQVLNNALQGTPMQPVAAPAPQAAPEHAAAESKAADKPTQDKASGEKTAPAKTTPDNATASKESTDKANKDQAKEKAAQPKAEQPKAEQPKAEQPKAEQPKPAPAEKAPENKPASEKAA, from the coding sequence ATGATCAACAAGTTCAGTCTTTGCGCGCTTTCCGTGCTCGCCGCAATCACCCCCACACTGGCGGCTCAGGCAGCCGAAGGCGATTTGCAGCTGCAACAGGTGCTGCTTTTCAGCCGTCATAATTTGCGTGCGCCGCTGGCGGATAATGGCAGCGTGCTAGCTCAGGCAACCAAAAAATCCTGGCCAGCCTGGGAAGTACCGGGCGGTCAGCTCACCACCAAAGGCGGTGTACTGGAAGTCTATATGGGCCATTACACGCGCGAGTGGCTGGCACAGCAGGGGCTGATCAAGAAAGATCAGTGTCCTGATGATCAACAGGTTTTCGCTTATGCCAACAGCCTGCAACGCACGGTAGCCACGGCACAGTTCTTTATTAACGGTGCTTTCCCTGGCTGTGACGTTGATGTAACGCATCAGGATGCGATGGGCACGATGGATCCGGTGTTCAACCCGGTGATTACCGACGACAGTGAAGCATTTAATAAGAAAGCGCTGACCGCGATGAACGCGGCGGGCGAAAAGCTTGATCTGCAGCCAGCCTTCCAGCGGCTGGAAAAAATCATCGATTATAAAAATGCACCAGCCTGTAAAGATCAGAAGAACTGTTCGCTGAGCAGCGGCAAGAATAGCTTCAGTGCGGATAATGGCAAAGAGCCTGGCGTCAGCGGACCGCTGAAAATCGGCAACTCACTGATCGATGCGTTTACCCTGCAATATTATGAAGGCTTTCCGCTTGATCAGGTCGCCTGGGGGCAAATCAAAACGCCTGAGCAGTGGCAGGAACTTTCCGCCATCAAAAATGGCTATCAGGATGCGCTTTTCACTTCACCTGAGGTCGCACGCGAAGTGGCTGCACCGCTGGTGGATTACATTCGTAGCCAGCTGGTCGATCAGGATAAGGCCACGGCACCTAAGGTTATGCTGATGGTGGGACACGATTCCAATATCGCTTCTCTGCTGAAAGCGCTGGATTTTAAACCTTACCAGCTGCCAGGTCAGTATGAGCGTACGCCGATTGGCGGACAGATTGTTTTCGAACGCTGGCATGATGAGAAAAATAAAAAAGATTTACTGAAGGTGGAGTATGTCTATCAGACCGCCGATCAGCTGCGCAATGCCGAGCCGCTAACGCTGGCCAATCCTGCTAAACGCGTAACATTACAGCTTAACGGCTGCGAAGCAGATGCCAATGGTTACTGCAGCTGGGATCAGTTTGCGCAGGTGCTGAACAACGCACTGCAGGGCACGCCGATGCAACCCGTTGCTGCACCAGCTCCACAGGCTGCGCCTGAACATGCAGCTGCAGAGAGCAAAGCCGCTGACAAACCGACTCAGGATAAAGCATCAGGCGAAAAAACGGCGCCAGCGAAAACCACGCCAGACAACGCTACGGCCAGTAAAGAGAGCACTGATAAAGCAAACAAAGATCAGGCTAAAGAGAAAGCTGCACAACCTAAGGCAGAACAGCCGAAAGCAGAACAGCCGAAAGCAGAACAGCCGAAAGCAGAACAGCCAAAACCGGCACCGGCTGAAAAAGCGCCAGAAAATAAACCGGCCAGCGAAAAAGCGGCATAA
- a CDS encoding YccJ family protein, with amino-acid sequence MATQQSKEHHVGEWATLRQTSTEIAEAIFEVAEYDEKKAEAIWEQQGNDEVLFRAFDKTKEDVLTWDGKTVERKNV; translated from the coding sequence ATGGCTACGCAACAATCTAAAGAACATCATGTGGGCGAATGGGCAACCCTGCGTCAAACCTCAACGGAAATTGCCGAAGCGATTTTCGAGGTTGCTGAATATGACGAGAAAAAAGCCGAAGCGATTTGGGAACAGCAAGGCAACGATGAAGTGCTGTTCCGCGCTTTTGATAAAACTAAAGAAGACGTCCTGACCTGGGACGGTAAAACGGTTGAACGTAAGAACGTGTAA
- the rutG gene encoding pyrimidine utilization transport protein G, with protein MAHSWFPQWRKKSAVTESGIIAPDETLPAGQTIILGLQHAVAMFGATVLMPLLMGLDPNLSILMSGIGTLLFFLITAGRVPSYLGSSAAFVGVVIAVTGFTGQGINPNLSLALGGIVACGALYTLIGIVVMKAGTRWIERLMPPVVTGAVVMAIGLNLAPIAVRGVSSSMFDSWMAVMTVLCIGVVAVFTRGMVQRLLILVGLIVAWALYAVMTNLLGLGKPVDFSGLASAPWLGLPTMTTPTFNMEAIVMIAPVAVILVAENLGHLKAVAGMTGRSLDPYMGRAFVGDGLATMLSGSVGGSGVTTYAENIGVMAVTRVYSTLAFVAAAIIALLLGFSPKFGALIHAIPGPVIGGASIVVFGLIAVAGARIWLQNSIDFSQNSNLIMVATTLVLGAGDFSLRIGNFTLGGIGTATFGAILLNVILNWRRPAMTEVVVQKG; from the coding sequence CGGAATTATCGCGCCTGATGAAACGCTTCCGGCGGGTCAAACGATCATACTCGGCTTACAGCACGCGGTGGCGATGTTTGGCGCCACCGTGCTGATGCCGCTGTTAATGGGGCTCGATCCTAACCTGTCTATTTTGATGTCCGGCATCGGCACCCTGCTGTTCTTTTTGATTACCGCCGGACGCGTGCCCAGCTACCTCGGCTCCAGCGCGGCATTTGTTGGGGTGGTCATTGCCGTAACCGGCTTTACCGGCCAGGGAATCAATCCCAACCTGAGCCTGGCGCTGGGTGGCATCGTCGCCTGCGGTGCACTCTATACGCTGATCGGCATCGTGGTGATGAAAGCGGGTACGCGCTGGATAGAGCGCCTTATGCCACCGGTGGTGACCGGTGCGGTGGTGATGGCGATCGGCCTTAACCTTGCACCCATCGCCGTTCGTGGCGTCTCCTCCTCCATGTTTGACAGCTGGATGGCGGTGATGACCGTGCTCTGTATTGGCGTGGTCGCGGTATTTACCCGCGGCATGGTTCAGCGACTGCTCATTCTGGTCGGATTGATTGTTGCCTGGGCACTTTATGCGGTGATGACCAACCTGCTCGGCTTGGGCAAACCGGTGGATTTCAGCGGTCTCGCCAGCGCGCCCTGGCTTGGTTTACCCACGATGACGACGCCGACCTTTAACATGGAGGCAATCGTGATGATTGCGCCCGTGGCGGTGATTTTGGTTGCTGAAAATCTCGGACACTTAAAAGCGGTGGCTGGCATGACCGGGCGCAGCCTCGATCCTTACATGGGTCGGGCATTTGTTGGTGATGGTCTGGCGACCATGCTTTCTGGCAGCGTTGGCGGCAGCGGTGTAACTACCTATGCCGAAAATATTGGCGTCATGGCGGTAACGCGGGTTTACTCCACGCTGGCTTTTGTCGCCGCAGCGATTATTGCGCTGCTGCTGGGCTTTTCGCCTAAGTTCGGTGCGTTGATCCATGCCATTCCCGGTCCGGTGATCGGTGGCGCATCAATCGTAGTTTTTGGTCTAATTGCGGTCGCAGGCGCGCGTATCTGGCTACAAAACAGTATCGATTTTAGTCAAAACAGCAACCTGATCATGGTGGCCACCACACTGGTGCTCGGTGCCGGTGATTTTTCTTTGCGTATTGGTAACTTTACCCTCGGCGGCATCGGCACCGCCACCTTTGGTGCCATTCTGTTGAATGTCATTCTAAACTGGCGCAGGCCAGCGATGACCGAAGTGGTTGTACAAAAAGGCTAA
- a CDS encoding NAD-dependent succinate-semialdehyde dehydrogenase, producing the protein MSSYQSINPATNQLLKTWPSHNEEYVASALDTAHKLFKSSWSKGDIQPRLQVLKKMADLIDSRAEELAQVASKEMGKLIAQSRGEVKICSQIARYYAEHAERFLQPVSYPSELGEAWIEHHPIGVLVAVEPWNFPYYQLMRVLAPNLAAGNPVLAKHAANVPHCATLFEELVREAGAPEGVWTNLFISNEQIADLIADDRVQGAALTGSERAGSAVAQQAGKYLKKTTLELGGNDVFVVLDDADLDEAVRQGVQARLSNAGQVCTAAKRFILHEKIADRFISQMRDAFEKSVIGDPLDEKTTLGPLSSADARDRLAKQVDDAVANGAKVVCGGSVVQGEGCYYQPTILTDITRDNPAYFEEFFGPVAQMYVVSSDEEAATLANDSHYGLGGAVFTADTARGRKLASAIETGMVFINSQSDTSAELPFGGVKRSGYGRELSDLGIKEFVNQKLVVIAGK; encoded by the coding sequence ATGTCCTCATATCAAAGCATCAATCCCGCCACCAATCAGCTGCTTAAAACCTGGCCATCACATAACGAAGAATACGTTGCCAGCGCACTGGATACGGCGCATAAATTATTCAAATCTTCCTGGAGCAAAGGCGATATTCAACCGCGCCTTCAGGTGCTGAAGAAAATGGCCGATCTGATCGACAGCCGCGCGGAAGAACTGGCACAGGTTGCCAGTAAAGAGATGGGCAAGCTGATTGCCCAAAGCCGTGGCGAAGTGAAAATTTGTTCGCAGATCGCCCGTTATTACGCAGAGCACGCCGAACGTTTTCTGCAGCCGGTGAGCTATCCTTCCGAACTTGGCGAAGCCTGGATTGAACATCATCCGATTGGCGTACTGGTCGCGGTTGAACCCTGGAATTTCCCTTATTACCAGCTGATGCGCGTACTGGCGCCAAACCTTGCTGCCGGTAACCCGGTGCTGGCTAAGCATGCTGCTAACGTGCCTCACTGCGCGACGCTGTTTGAAGAGCTGGTGCGCGAAGCTGGCGCTCCAGAAGGTGTCTGGACCAATCTGTTTATTTCCAATGAGCAGATTGCCGACCTGATTGCTGACGATCGGGTTCAGGGCGCTGCGCTGACCGGTTCTGAACGCGCAGGCAGCGCCGTTGCTCAGCAGGCAGGAAAATACCTGAAAAAAACCACGCTGGAGCTGGGTGGCAATGACGTGTTTGTCGTACTGGACGATGCCGATCTTGATGAAGCGGTGCGACAGGGTGTGCAGGCGCGGCTGAGCAATGCCGGTCAGGTGTGTACCGCAGCAAAACGCTTTATTCTGCATGAGAAAATTGCCGATCGTTTTATCAGCCAGATGCGCGATGCGTTTGAGAAAAGCGTTATCGGCGATCCGCTGGATGAGAAAACTACGCTGGGCCCGCTTTCATCAGCTGATGCGCGCGATCGTCTGGCCAAACAGGTTGACGATGCGGTAGCCAACGGCGCGAAAGTGGTGTGCGGTGGCAGCGTTGTGCAGGGCGAAGGTTGTTATTATCAGCCAACTATTCTTACTGACATCACGCGCGACAATCCGGCTTACTTCGAAGAGTTTTTCGGCCCGGTAGCGCAGATGTATGTTGTCAGCAGCGATGAAGAGGCCGCGACGCTGGCCAACGACTCACATTATGGTCTGGGTGGCGCGGTGTTCACTGCCGATACCGCACGCGGCCGTAAGCTGGCGTCTGCCATTGAAACCGGCATGGTGTTTATTAATTCGCAGAGTGATACGTCGGCTGAATTGCCGTTTGGCGGCGTGAAGCGTTCCGGCTATGGTCGTGAGCTATCCGATTTAGGCATTAAAGAGTTTGTGAATCAAAAACTGGTGGTTATCGCCGGGAAGTAA